One genomic segment of Theobroma cacao cultivar B97-61/B2 chromosome 6, Criollo_cocoa_genome_V2, whole genome shotgun sequence includes these proteins:
- the LOC18597235 gene encoding uncharacterized protein LOC18597235 yields MYIFPLLFRVISVHKTPGIVNFILDRYEILFQFRQLNRSSRVKGRERKMAIEVDISRPEMRIFYEMRDAYAKVLKNDAQGLKGIYQTNPDALFNRITACRDTIFHIAAYRGSEEVLQVLVQMVPRPKKRELLKMKNIYGNTILHEVATSASLKAADLLIRELLFSDGISDDERDIRERREILADRNKLGETPFFRAVEYGNKTMVMYLAREIERDGNLENHYKRDDGVSILHIAVISQHFETAIWLLEKDKELAAYKDKNGKTSLHILAGMATAFQSGSPITRILKKAIYYCLPSDPGKEDESDQLPSNQQNKDLEHGDPSKGLNQSDRSKGFKLYCAIWRCLAKGWTMIDHLWSQKKMHVSAVKLAKMLVGTDASWFEPHEPEEDDTICLERKEKEEERVKGAAARKESDEPDTPLFIAASTGIREIVNEILNVYPQAVEHISKTGQNILHVAIMHRKYEVFEVVKSKEEAKRLVRGIDNDGCTILHHAAETKYYQGGTKPTPALKLQQELTWFEKVKNQIPSHFTMHRNKRNVTADQLFKDMHQEQLKTAQDWVKNTSQSCSTVAVLVATVVFAAAYTAPGGFLQDGRPILLEKPLYSFFTVMDVAGLASSLTSVVIFLSILTSSLEFEDFLHTLPRNLSLGFTFLFFSVTSTMLTFTATILLLIHLEKKWTASLTYAAAFLPICVFALFQFPLYYEYFVAAVKSIFDFFRRNLPGNWEFLQIKDD; encoded by the exons ATGTATATCTTTCCGCTGCTCTTTCGAGTAATATCAGTGCATAAAACACCCGGCATTGTGAACTTTATCTTGGATAGATATGAGATTCTCTTTCAATTCAGGCAGCTTAATCGATCATCTAGAGTgaaagggagagagagaaagatggcGATAGAAGTAGATATCTCGAGACCAGAGATGAGaatcttttatgaaatgagagaTGCTTATGcgaaagttttgaaaaatgatgcTCAAGGCTTGAAGGGAATCTACCAGACAAATCCTGACGCCTTATTCAATCGGATCACGGCCTGTAGAGATACCATATTTCACATTGCAGCTTACAGAGGGAGCGAAGAAGTGCTTCAAGTCCTAGTTCAAATGGTGCCGCGGCCTAAGAAACGTGAGCTGTTGAAGATGAAGAACATTTATGGTAACACGATTCTCCACGAGGTTGCCACCTCTGCCAGTCTTAAAGCAGCAGACTTGTTAATCAGGGAGCTGTTGTTCTCTGACGGGATATCAGACGATGAAAGGGATATTCGCGAACGGAGAGAGATACTGGCGGATCGGAACAAGTTAGGCGAAACCCCATTCTTCAGGGCTGTAGAATATGGCAACAAAACCATGGTGATGTATTTGGCAAGAGAAATCGAAAGAGACGGGAATCTTGAGAATCACTACAAAAGAGATGATGGGGTCTCAATTCTGCATATTGCCGTGATCAGCCAACACTTTG AGACTGCTATTTGGTTATTGGAAAAGGACAAAGAACTTGCAGCTTACAAAGACAAGAATGGCAAGACAAGTCTTCATATCCTGGCTGGCATGGCAACTGCTTTCCAGAGTGGTTCTCCCATAACAAGAATATTGAAAAAAGCCATCTATTACT GCCTTCCAAGCGATCCAGGTAAGGAGGATGAGAGTGATCAGCTTCCATCAAATCAGCAGAACAAGGATTTGGAGCATGGCGATCCAAGCAAAGGTCTCAATCAATCAGATCGATCCAAAG GCTTCAAGTTGTACTGCGCCATTTGGAGGTGCCTCGCCAAAG GATGGACAATGATTGATCATCTGTGGAGCCAAAAGAAAATGCATGTATCAGCTGTTAAACTGGCGAAGATGCTAGTGGGAACGGACGCTTCTTGGTTTGAGCCTCATGAACCAGAGGAGGACGACACGATTTGCttagaaagaaaggaaaaagaagaagaaagggtGAAGGGTGCAGCGGCGAGAAAGGAATCGGATGAACCTGATACGCCGTTGTTCATTGCGGCTAGCACTGGCATCAGGGAGATTGTGAACGAGATACTCAACGTGTACCCTCAAGCAGTCGAGCACATCAGTAAAACCGGACAGAACATACTTCATGTGGCCATCATGCACCGTAAGTACGAAGTGTTTGAAGTCGTAAAGAGTAAGGAAGAGGCAAAGAGGCTGGTCAGGGGGATCGACAATGATGGCTGCACCATTTTGCACCATGCTGCCGAGACCAAGTACTATCAGGGAGGAACCAAACCTACTCCTGCTCTCAAACTACAACAGGAGTTGACCTGGTTCGAG AAAGTGAAAAATCAAATCCCCTCACATTTTACCATGCACCGCAACAAAAGAAATGTTACAGCAGATCAGCTGTTCAAGGACATGCACCAAGAGCAACTTAAAACCGCACAAGACTGGGTGAAGAACACTTCTCAGTCATGCTCAACCGTCGCAGTCCTTGTCGCTACTGTTGTCTTTGCAGCTGCCTACACCGCACCCGGGGGTTTCCTGCAGG ATGGTCGTCCCATTCTCCTGGAAAAACCGCTCTACTCGTTTTTTACTGTCATGGACGTTGCTGGCCTGGCAAGCTCCTTGACCTCGGTGGTGATCTTCCTCTCCATCCTCACGTCTTCCCTTGAGTTTGAAGATTTCCTTCACACGCTCCCTCGGAACCTCTCGCTCGGCTTcacctttctcttcttctctgTCACCTCGACCATGCTCACCTTCACAGCCACGATTCTACTGCTTATTCATTTGGAGAAAAAATGGACTGCAAGTCTAACATATGCCGCTGCATTCCTTCCTATCTGCGTATTCGCATTGTTTCAATTCCCTCTGTACTACGAGTACTTTGTTGCTGCAGTCAAGAgcatttttgatttttttagaaGGAACTTACCTGGAAACTGGGAATTTCTTCAGATTAAAGATGATTAA
- the LOC18597234 gene encoding uncharacterized protein LOC18597234, producing MEKEIAIASETERVEDIGLPYGKALQGDARGLRRFYQDKPADALFDPITAYKDTVFHIAAQRKGSKEALRVLLRMVPQTRRLELLKMKNIQGNTILHEVASTGNVEDADSLITKLSSSKGPTVADELETGEIRKQILGVRNNLGETPLFRAAEFGNTEMVKYLVQQAEEIGNLHDHYRRDDGVTILHSAVIGQHFGTAIWLLNKDQQLATYKDRNGKTILHLLAKMPTAFKSTTPMIRLKAFIYSCFPSHSDDDNEAGLLSSSQNNDLEYDKLSEIHHLLKRYVDSKMNQTICKYLAKGWVTLGDIWTSKKTHTLAVKLVEKLVRADASLCVALAHTPEQDSTICLEGEVKEEAETKTEEGSTNLALSERRSKSPDTPLLIAASTGIMEIVRLILERYPQAVELVNQNGQNILHVSILHRRFNIYELVKKEKKEAVKRLVLGIDNDGYTIMHHAAVTTYYHGGSKPTPALQLQEELTWFKNVEKRIPHPYTMHRNKENHTAKELFDKQHEEQLKQAQEWVKNTCQSSSTVAVLIAGVVFAAAYTAPGGFHAQSGRPVLLTTEKPLYSFFTVMDIAGLASSLTAVVVFLSILTSSLEQQQFARTIPRKMSIGFTSLFFSVTATILTFTATIFLVVHLEKKWTTSLTYAAALLPICVFALFQFPLYYLFFQAAVTSILDFMKKILPGSWTSSND from the exons atggagAAAGAAATAGCTATTGCGAGTGAGACGGAGAGAGTTGAAGACATAGGACTACCTTATGGCAAAGCCCTCCAAGGTGACGCTCGTGGTCTTAGGAGATTCTACCAGGACAAGCCTGCAGATGCCTTGTTCGATCCAATCACGGCTTATAAAGATACTGTATTTCACATTGCAGCTCAGCGCAAAGGAAGCAAAGAAGCACTTCGAGTTCTGCTTAGGATGGTGCCACAGACGAGGAGACTCGAGCTCTTGAAGATGAAGAACATTCAGGGGAACACAATTCTCCATGAGGTGGCCTCCACTGGAAATGTTGAAGATGCAGATTCCTTGATTACAAAGTTGTCGTCATCTAAGGGGCCAACAGTTGCTGATGAACTAGAAACTGGGGAGATCAGGAAACAGATTTTGGGGGTTCGAAATAATTTAGGTGAAACCCCACTGTTCAGGGCTGCAGAATTTGGTAACACTGAAATGGTAAAGTACCTGGTACAACAAGCTGAAGAAATTGGAAATCTGCATGATCATTACAGAAGAGATGATGGGGTCACCATTCTTCACAGTGCTGTCATCGGCCAACACTTTG GGACAGCTATTTGGTTACTGAACAAGGATCAACAGCTTGCAACTTACAAAGACAGGAATGGCAAGACGATTCTCCATCTCCTAGCTAAGATGCCAACTGCATTTAAGAGTACTACTCCTATGATCAGATTGAAGGCGTTTATCTACAGTT GCTTTCCGAGCCATTCAGATGATGATAATGAAGCAGGTCTGCTTTCCTCAAGTCAGAACAATGATTTGGAGTATGACAAGTTGAGCGAAATCCACCATCTATTAAAGCGCTATGTAG ATTCTAAGATGAATCAGACTATTTGCAAGTACCTTGCTAAAG GATGGGTAACGCTTGGGGATATTTGGACGAGTAAGAAAACGCATACTCTAGCAGTCAAGCTAGTGGAGAAGCTGGTGAGGGCGGATGCGTCTTTGTGTGTGGCTTTGGCCCATACGCCAGAGCAGGACAGCACAATTTGTTTAGAAGGAGAGGTAAAAGAGGAGGCAGAAACTAAAACAGAAGAAGGCTCCACGAACCTTGCACTCTCAGAGAGGAGGAGTAAATCGCCTGATACTCCCTTGCTGATTGCAGCCAGCACTGGGATCATGGAGATCGTGAGATTGATACTCGAGAGGTACCCTCAAGCGGTGGAGCTCGTCAATCAAAATGGGCAGAACATTTTACACGTCTCGATCTTGCACCGTCGGTTCAATATCTATGAACTTGtgaaaaaggagaagaaagaggCGGTGAAGAGGTTGGTTTTGGGCATTGACAACGATGGCTACACCATAATGCACCATGCCGCCGTTACCACATATTATCATGGAGGAAGCAAACCCACTCCTGCCCTCCAACTGCAAGAGGAGTTGACATGGTTCAAG AATGTGGAAAAACGAATTCCCCATCCTTATACCATGCACCGCAACAAAGAAAATCACACCGCAAAAGAGTTGTTCGACAAGCAACATGAGGAACAACTTAAACAAGCACAAGAGTGGGTTAAGAATACTTGTCAATCGAGCTCAACTGTTGCAGTTCTCATCGCTGGTGTTGTCTTTGCCGCTGCCTACACTGCACCAGGAGGATTCCATG CACAAAGCGGTCGGCCCGTCCTCCTTACTACAGAAAAGCCTCTCTACTCGTTTTTCACAGTCATGGACATCGCTGGCCTTGCGAGCTCCTTGACCGCGGTGGTGGTCTTCCTCTCCATCCTCACATCTTCCCTCGAGCAGCAACAGTTTGCTCGTACTATCCCTCGGAAGATGTCCATCGGCTTcacttctctcttcttctccgTGACGGCGACCATTCTCACGTTCACCGCCACCATTTTCCTTGTCGTTCATTTGGAGAAGAAGTGGACCACGAGTCTCACTTACGCTGCTGCACTCCTCCCTATTTGTGTGTTCGCGCTGTTCCAATTCCCATTGTACTACCTGTTCTTCCAGGCTGCTGT